TCCGTTCGGAATCGTAGTCGCCCTGTGCGATGCCGACCTCTCGCAAGTGGATAAGGGCTCAGCGGAGCACCCCGATGCCGCGCGATTCCAGGATTACCGGTATATGATCGACCGGATGCAAGGCAAGGTCGACGCCGTCATCGTCAGCACCCCCGACCACAACCACGCGGCAGCATCTCTGCTCGCCATGGAAGCGGGGATGCACGTGTACTGCGAGAAGCCCCTCACGCGAACGATCGGCGAAGCTCGAAGGCTGACTGAGATGGCAAGAAAAACCGGCCTGGCGTCCCAAATGGGCAACCAAGGAACCGCGCTCGATGATCTCAGAAAGACCGCCGCCGCCATTCGGAGCGGGGCGTTCGGCGCAGCGAAGGAGGTGCATTGCTGGACCGATCGATCGGGCGGATGGTGGCCCCAAGGCGTGTCCCGGCCGATGCCCGAGGTGAAGCCCGAAAACGTCGACTGGAACGTTTGGCTTGGGCCCGCGCCCGTGCGGCATTTCGCCAAGGGCTATCATCCGTTCTCTTGGCGAGGCTGGTGGGACTTCGGCAGCGGCGCCCTCGGCGACATGGGCTGCCACTGCATGAACCTGCCCTTCATGGCCCTCGATCTCATCGACCCGGTTGCGATTTCTGCGGAGACGAGCGGCCATAATCAGGACAGCTACCCTTCGTGGTCGCATGTGAAGTACGAATTCGGACAGCGAGGGTCGAGACCGCCACTCACCGTGCATTGGTACGATGGCGGCAAGCGCCCCCCTCAAGACCTCGTGCCGGGGCGTCCGTTCGGTGGAAACGGCGCAGTGATCGTCTTCGAACGCGCCACCCTCTACAGCGACACGGAGTACGGGGGCAACTACCAAGTCGTCGGCGGTCAAATGCCGGAGGTGGAGTATGAAAAGTCGCCCGGTCACATGGCCGAGTTCGCCCGCGCGATTCTCGGGGGCCCTCAAGCTAGGTCGAACATCGCCACCTATTCCGGGCCGTTGACCGAGTTCGTTCTGCTGGGAAATCTGGCGGTCTGGGCGAGCGGGCGTCGGCTCGAGTGGGACGCAGCGAGCCTAAAGGTGAAAGGCACCTCTGAGTTCGACGACCTCATTCGCCCAACTTATCGATCAGGCTGGAGCTACTAAGCGCAGGCGCGCTTCACTCTGAATTACGAGCAACAAGGGCTTCCAGGCGATCAAGCCGGGAAGCCCCTTGTGTTCGTGAGCCTTGAGACTCCTCAGATCACCGCTTCTTGCGGCGAATCACAGCGGCAAGCCCAAGTCCAAGCGCTGCCAAGGTGGCCGGCTCAGGGACTGCGGTCGCCTGAATCTCATAACTCACGAGGATGCTGCTGCTCGACCACGACGTGCCGCCATTGGTCGTGAA
The genomic region above belongs to Candidatus Nitrosymbiomonas proteolyticus and contains:
- a CDS encoding dehydrogenase — translated: MSKRHAKTSPSSSKSLPSRRDVLKTGAAGALALGLGPFAFAKNLRQKDKIRFGVIGVGGKGWSGREAALPFGIVVALCDADLSQVDKGSAEHPDAARFQDYRYMIDRMQGKVDAVIVSTPDHNHAAASLLAMEAGMHVYCEKPLTRTIGEARRLTEMARKTGLASQMGNQGTALDDLRKTAAAIRSGAFGAAKEVHCWTDRSGGWWPQGVSRPMPEVKPENVDWNVWLGPAPVRHFAKGYHPFSWRGWWDFGSGALGDMGCHCMNLPFMALDLIDPVAISAETSGHNQDSYPSWSHVKYEFGQRGSRPPLTVHWYDGGKRPPQDLVPGRPFGGNGAVIVFERATLYSDTEYGGNYQVVGGQMPEVEYEKSPGHMAEFARAILGGPQARSNIATYSGPLTEFVLLGNLAVWASGRRLEWDAASLKVKGTSEFDDLIRPTYRSGWSY